From the genome of Abyssicoccus albus, one region includes:
- a CDS encoding MDR family MFS transporter yields the protein MIMPTKLKYLIVAMALNVIGASFLWPLNTIYMSQELGKSLSIAGFVLLLNSLSAMCGNLFGGKLFDQIGGYKTIMTGGLIAFSSLVGLNILHTWPFYAIWLVLLGFGSGMIFPAVYAFAGAIWPEGGRRTFNAIYVAQNVGVAVGTALAGVVADFSFDYIFIANLLMFVLFATIIFTQFRGVEVDANVDTSSHNVMEVKNKTIFFAFMSVLIVYFICWFGYVQWQTTIADLTQHLSISLKQYSLIWTVNGLMIVFMQPVIKPVIKMLKGKYVGQLIVGVLLFMIAFYFTSMQTAFSGFLIGMVIMTFGEMFIWPLLPTIAQDIAPKGRTGAYQGLVNSTATVSRAFGPLVGGFIVDVYNMDILFKSIVGLILFSYVFIGLYSILMKRYQRNT from the coding sequence TATGCCGACGAAATTGAAATACTTGATTGTTGCGATGGCATTAAATGTTATCGGTGCAAGTTTCTTATGGCCACTGAATACGATATATATGTCACAAGAACTAGGTAAATCATTATCCATTGCTGGGTTTGTTTTACTATTAAATTCATTGAGTGCGATGTGTGGTAATTTATTTGGAGGTAAGTTATTCGACCAAATCGGGGGCTATAAAACCATCATGACAGGTGGGTTAATTGCATTTAGTTCCCTTGTCGGGTTGAATATTCTTCATACTTGGCCATTTTATGCGATATGGCTTGTTTTATTAGGGTTTGGTTCTGGGATGATCTTTCCAGCAGTTTATGCATTTGCGGGTGCAATATGGCCAGAAGGTGGGCGCAGAACATTTAATGCGATATATGTTGCGCAAAATGTTGGTGTAGCTGTTGGGACAGCACTTGCAGGTGTTGTTGCTGATTTTAGTTTTGATTATATATTTATAGCGAATTTATTGATGTTCGTATTATTTGCAACGATTATATTTACTCAATTTAGGGGTGTTGAAGTAGATGCAAATGTAGATACATCTAGCCATAATGTAATGGAAGTGAAAAATAAGACAATTTTCTTTGCGTTTATGAGTGTATTGATTGTTTATTTCATTTGTTGGTTCGGTTACGTCCAATGGCAAACGACGATTGCTGATTTAACTCAACATTTAAGCATATCATTGAAACAATATAGTTTAATTTGGACGGTTAATGGATTGATGATTGTGTTTATGCAACCAGTTATTAAACCTGTCATCAAAATGTTAAAAGGTAAATATGTCGGACAGTTAATAGTCGGTGTGTTGCTATTCATGATTGCCTTTTACTTCACAAGTATGCAAACGGCATTTAGTGGATTCTTGATTGGTATGGTTATTATGACTTTTGGAGAAATGTTTATTTGGCCATTGTTACCAACAATTGCACAAGATATCGCTCCAAAAGGTAGAACTGGAGCATATCAAGGGTTAGTTAATTCTACCGCCACTGTCAGTCGCGCGTTCGGTCCGTTAGTCGGTGGATTTATCGTTGATGTTTATAATATGGACATACTCTTTAAATCTATCGTTGGATTAATTTTGTTTAGCTATGTTTTCATTGGTCTGTATTCAATCTTGATGAAACGATATCAAAGAAACACGTGA
- the leuS gene encoding leucine--tRNA ligase — MAYNHQSVESKWQKYWEINKTFKTNERKNDKKFYALDMFPYPSGAGLHVGHPEGYTATDIISRVKRMQGYDVLHPMGFDAFGLPAEQYALDTGNDPKEFTVHNINTFRRQIKSLGFSYDWDREVDTTDPEYYKWTQWIFIQLYNKGLAYVDEVAVNWCPALGTVLSNEEVVDGVSERGGHPVYRKPMKQWMLKITAYADRLLEDLDDLDWPESLKDMQRNWIGKSIGASIRFNVDAVDEQIEVFTTRPDTLYGVSYVVLAPEHELVKQLTTDDHRDAVEQYIVDSSKKSDLERTDLAKEKSGVPTGSYVIHPLTNERIPIWIADYVLNSYGTGAVMAVPAHDSRDYEFSQQYDLPIREVIEGERDEQGIVTTDGVLIESGEFTGLSSEDARVKIIDYLQTNDIGEAKTNYKLRDWLFSRQRYWGEPIPIIHWEDGTMSTVDESELPVLLPETDDIKPSGTGESPLANITDWLEVTDPKTGMNGRRETNTMPQWAGSCWYYLRYIDPKNTEQLADPKLLEEWLPVDLYIGGAEHAVLHLLYARFWHKVLYDIGVVPTKEPFQKLFNQGMILGEGNEKMSKSKGNVVNPDDIVETHGADTLRVYEMFMGPLDASIAWSENGLDGSRRFLDRVYRLFVNEDGTLSQKVQNKTNESLEKVYHQTVQKVTEDIDKLGFNTAISQLMVFVNECYKQDVIPVEYATGFIKLLSPFAPHIGEEIYNVIGHEESIAYASWPTYDESKLVEDHVEIVVQIKGKVKAKLNIPQDASKDEMEQLALADEKVKEAIGDKEIIKVIAVPKKLVNIVTKG, encoded by the coding sequence ATGGCTTATAATCATCAATCAGTTGAATCAAAGTGGCAAAAATATTGGGAAATCAATAAGACATTTAAAACAAATGAAAGAAAGAATGATAAAAAGTTTTATGCATTAGATATGTTTCCATATCCATCAGGTGCTGGTCTTCATGTTGGTCATCCTGAAGGATATACAGCAACAGATATTATTTCAAGAGTGAAGAGAATGCAAGGGTATGATGTGCTTCATCCAATGGGATTTGATGCATTTGGATTACCGGCTGAACAGTATGCATTAGATACTGGGAACGACCCTAAAGAGTTTACTGTGCACAATATTAATACGTTTAGACGTCAAATTAAGTCATTAGGATTTAGCTATGACTGGGACAGAGAAGTGGACACGACTGATCCAGAATATTACAAATGGACACAATGGATATTTATCCAATTGTATAATAAAGGGCTTGCCTACGTTGATGAAGTTGCGGTCAATTGGTGTCCTGCATTAGGTACTGTATTATCAAATGAAGAGGTCGTTGATGGTGTATCAGAACGTGGTGGGCATCCCGTTTATCGTAAACCGATGAAACAATGGATGCTAAAGATTACTGCTTATGCCGATCGACTGTTGGAAGATTTAGATGATCTAGACTGGCCTGAAAGCTTGAAAGATATGCAACGAAACTGGATTGGTAAATCGATCGGTGCTTCAATTCGATTCAATGTTGATGCTGTCGATGAACAGATTGAAGTATTTACGACACGACCAGATACTTTGTACGGTGTGAGTTATGTTGTGTTAGCACCTGAGCATGAATTAGTAAAACAATTAACGACTGATGATCATCGTGATGCAGTTGAACAATATATCGTTGATTCTTCTAAAAAGTCAGATCTAGAGCGAACAGACTTAGCAAAAGAGAAGTCAGGTGTTCCGACAGGTAGCTATGTGATCCATCCGTTAACAAATGAACGCATTCCAATTTGGATCGCTGATTATGTTTTGAACAGTTATGGAACTGGAGCCGTAATGGCAGTCCCAGCGCATGATTCACGTGATTATGAATTCAGCCAACAATATGACTTGCCAATCCGTGAAGTGATTGAGGGAGAAAGAGATGAACAAGGTATTGTAACGACCGATGGCGTATTGATTGAATCTGGTGAGTTTACCGGATTATCTTCTGAAGATGCGCGAGTGAAAATTATAGATTATTTACAAACAAATGATATTGGTGAAGCGAAAACGAATTACAAATTACGTGATTGGTTATTCAGTCGTCAGCGTTATTGGGGAGAGCCGATTCCAATTATTCACTGGGAAGATGGAACGATGTCAACGGTTGATGAAAGTGAACTGCCAGTATTATTACCAGAAACTGATGATATCAAACCATCTGGAACTGGTGAATCACCACTTGCTAATATTACCGACTGGTTGGAAGTTACGGATCCAAAAACCGGTATGAATGGTCGTCGTGAAACAAACACGATGCCACAATGGGCTGGAAGTTGTTGGTATTATTTAAGATATATCGACCCGAAAAATACTGAACAGCTAGCTGATCCTAAATTGTTAGAAGAATGGCTACCAGTGGATCTATACATTGGTGGAGCAGAACATGCTGTATTGCACTTATTGTATGCTAGATTTTGGCATAAAGTATTGTACGATATTGGTGTAGTACCAACGAAAGAACCATTCCAAAAATTATTTAATCAAGGCATGATTCTTGGTGAAGGTAATGAAAAGATGAGTAAGTCAAAAGGTAACGTCGTTAATCCTGATGATATTGTCGAAACACACGGTGCAGACACTTTACGAGTGTATGAAATGTTTATGGGGCCATTAGATGCATCGATTGCATGGAGTGAAAATGGATTAGATGGCTCAAGAAGATTTTTAGATCGAGTGTATCGACTATTCGTGAATGAAGATGGTACTTTATCTCAAAAAGTTCAAAATAAGACGAATGAATCTTTAGAAAAAGTGTATCATCAAACCGTACAAAAGGTGACTGAAGATATTGATAAACTAGGCTTCAATACAGCGATTTCGCAATTGATGGTGTTCGTCAATGAATGTTACAAACAAGATGTGATTCCAGTAGAATATGCAACAGGATTCATCAAACTGTTATCACCATTCGCACCACATATCGGTGAAGAAATTTATAATGTTATAGGACATGAAGAGAGTATCGCATACGCATCATGGCCAACATACGATGAATCTAAGCTTGTAGAAGATCATGTTGAAATTGTTGTACAAATTAAAGGGAAAGTGAAAGCAAAATTAAATATTCCTCAAGATGCGTCAAAAGACGAAATGGAACAACTCGCATTAGCTGACGAAAAAGTAAAAGAAGCCATTGGAGATAAAGAAATTATTAAAGTCATCGCAGTACCGAAGAAACTTGTAAACATTGTTACTAAAGGATAA